A stretch of Henckelia pumila isolate YLH828 chromosome 4, ASM3356847v2, whole genome shotgun sequence DNA encodes these proteins:
- the LOC140861270 gene encoding uncharacterized protein, whose protein sequence is MDNTDRRWMYRRFENGYVIDDYINGVEDFIVFALTHAEYLSSGKIRYCPCNDKKCQNKVFLDPVTVKVHLGRNGFVPKYYNWHLHGEVYIRPNFSNTNQDVPSSSRAPNRSTGTEHIHLPNNFNIYDQANFFNTPNDFGFEIPLHYNGEGPQYVDPNSAHVETPNTYIKGLYDLIKSSEKAIWEGNPHGHSLLSVLARLLKMKQEHNMSERNFDDMCKLMSELCPTENHMPSSFNSTKKFIKDLGLPVEKIDSCKNNCMIYWGIDSDLTECKICEHPRYKPSRRRENHNHSKQTPYKRMYYFPITPRLQRLYASTATASHMRWHHDHHFDGDTMTHPSDSPTWCHFDETHPGFADEIRNVRLGISTDGFQPFGQTGQQYSTWPVIVTPYNLPPWMCMKDEVMFLSVIAPGLSNPKDKLDVFLQPLIAKLRKLWYDGAATYYIHSQSNFTLRAALMWTVSDFPAYTMLSGWSTAGKQACPHCMSKSKAFTLVHSGKTSWFDNHRKFLPDDHPLRRKKNMFIRGRTVYHPAPAIRTGTELINELDNYGFLPSYDVDAKNRNRDICKFAKCGWRRRSILWELPYWRTNMIRHNLDVIHVEKNVFDNVFNTIMNVPGRTKDNAKSRADLVEMRIRPKLHPDASTSRHPKAGYTLDRGAREVLCRWLKDVRFSNGYASNMSRCVDMNKLRMFGMKSHDCHVFMQRLIPVAFKELLPKEVWEALTELSLLFSDLTARNIKHSDMM, encoded by the coding sequence ATGGATAACACTGACAGACGGTGGATGTATCGTAGATTTGAGAACGGATATGTTATTGATGATTATATTAATGGTGTAGAAGATttcattgtctttgctcttacaCATGCTGAATATTTATCATCGGGTAAAATACGGTACTGTCCTTGTAACGACAAAAAGTGCCAGAACAAGGTGTTCTTAGATCCGGTCACAGTGAAAGTTCACTTAGGTCGAAATGGTTTTGTACCGAAATATTACAATTGGCATCTACACGGAGAAGTTTATATTCGTCCAAATTTTTCAAATACAAATCAAGATGTTCCATCTTCTTCGAGGGCTCCTAACCGGAGTACGGGCACAGAGCACATACATTTGCCTAACAATTTTAATATTTACGATCAAGCAAATTTCTTCAATACTCCCAATGATTTTGGTTTTGAAATACCATTACATTATAATGGAGAAGGTCCGCAATATGTAGACCCCAATAGCGCGCATGTAGAAACACCAAACACCTACATCAAAGGTCTATATGACCTCATAAAATCATCGGAGAAAGCAATCTGGGAAGGGAATCCACACGGCCACTCTTTGCTGTCCGTACTTGCAAGGTTATTAAAGATGAAGCAAGAGCACAATATGTCCGAACGAAACTTCGACGACATGTGCAAACTAATGTCAGAGTTATGTCCTACTGAAAACCACATGCCTTCCAGTTTCAATTCGACGAAGAAGTTTATCAAAGATCTAGGTCTCCCCGTCGAGAAAATCGATTCATGTAAAAATAATTGCATGATTTACTGGGGTATAGATTCCGACCTAACTGAATGTAAGATATGTGAACATCCTCGTTACAAACCGTCTCGCCGGCGGGAAAACCATAATCATAGTAAACAAACTCCATACAAGAGGATGTACTATTTTCCTATCACTCCTCGTCTCCAACGGTTATATGCATCTACCGCGACTGCTTCACATATGCGATGGCATCACGACCACCATTTCGATGGGGACACAATGACGCACCCATCAGATTCTCCGACATGGtgtcattttgatgaaaccCACCCGGGGTTTGCGGATGAAATCCGGAATGTCAGGTTAGGAATTTCAACTGATGGGTTCCAACCATTTGGTCAAACCGGACAACAATACTCAACGTGGCCTGTCATTGTCACCCCATATAATCTGCCACCCTGGATGTGTATGAAAGACGAGGTAATGTTTCTTTCTGTCATCGCACCTGGACTGAGTAACCCAAAGGATAAGCTTGATGTTTTCTTGCAACCATTGATCGCCAAGCTTCGAAAACTTTGGTACGATGGTGCTGCCACATACTACATACACTCGCAGTCTAACTTCACGTTGAGAGCAGCTTTGATGTGGACCGTAAGTGATTTCCCAGCGTACACGATGCTTTCAGGATGGAGCACAGCTGGGAAACAAGCATGTCCTCACTGCATGTCTAAGTCGAAAGCATTTACACTAGTTCACAGTGGAAAGACTTCATGGTTTGACAACCACAGGAAGTTTTTGCCCGATGATCACCCACTAAGGCGCAAGAAAAACATGTTCATACGTGGAAGAACGGTTTACCATCCAGCTCCTGCCATTAGGACAGGTACTGAATTGATTAATGAGTTAGATAATTATGGTTTTCTACCGTCCTACGATGTCGATGCAAAGAATAGAAACAGAGATATATGTAAGTTTGCAAAATGTGGTTGGAGAAGGCGTAGTATTCTATGGGAGTTACCGTACTGGCGTACAAATATGATCAGACACAATTTGGACGTGATTCATGTCGAGAAGAATGTTTTTGACAATGTTTTCAACACAATCATGAATGTTCCTGGGCGTACGAAAGACAATGCAAAGTCAAGGGCTGATCTCGTTGAAATGCGTATTAGACCTAAGTTACATCCTGATGCGTCTACAAGTAGACATCCTAAGGCCGGATACACTCTGGATCGTGGTGCAAGGGAGGTACTTTGTAGATGGCTTAAGGATGTCCGTTTTTCGAACGGTTATGCGTCGAACATGTCTAGGTGCGTGGACATGAACAAATTGCGGATGTTCGGTATGAAGAGCCACGACTGTCACGTATTCATGCAACGACTCATACCTGTAGCATTCAAGGAGTTGTTACCCAAGGAGGTTTGGGAAGCATTGACCGAGTTAAGCCTTTTGTTCTCAGACCTAACTGCACGTAATATTAAACATAGTGACatgatgtga